In Herbaspirillum sp. WKF16, one genomic interval encodes:
- a CDS encoding CII family transcriptional regulator, producing the protein MTTAAEKASPDPVEMTRKGGARILAEVLQRLAYVGQENAAHCMGVDPSTVSRAKQSLEQSCQLLAAIGLQVAASDSVVISQKELSGLKYLAARYLEADMQREIRA; encoded by the coding sequence GTGACCACTGCCGCCGAGAAAGCATCGCCGGATCCGGTGGAAATGACACGCAAGGGTGGTGCACGGATTCTGGCCGAGGTCTTGCAGCGGCTTGCATACGTCGGGCAGGAGAATGCAGCGCATTGCATGGGGGTGGATCCGAGCACGGTCAGCCGCGCCAAGCAGTCGCTGGAGCAGTCCTGCCAGTTGCTCGCCGCCATCGGGCTGCAGGTCGCGGCCTCCGACTCGGTCGTCATCAGCCAGAAGGAGCTGTCCGGCCTCAAGTACCTGGCCGCGCGCTACCTGGAAGCCGACATGCAGCGGGAGATCCGCGCATGA
- a CDS encoding helix-turn-helix domain-containing protein — translation MNDRIRKALEQKNGGNQSELARYAEVSPQAVQKWIAGASEPRGENLRKTAEFLGLTEVFLRYGAVDGSEPAAPIQPIQRWPFKVAYQMYALLPPDEKERLDDDVTHFIERWHAKNPAKSKKTG, via the coding sequence ATGAACGACCGCATCAGAAAAGCGCTGGAGCAGAAGAACGGCGGCAACCAGTCCGAGCTCGCCCGTTATGCCGAAGTGAGCCCACAGGCTGTGCAAAAGTGGATTGCCGGCGCGTCCGAGCCGCGCGGCGAAAATCTGCGAAAAACCGCTGAATTCCTGGGCCTGACAGAAGTTTTCCTGCGTTATGGCGCTGTCGATGGAAGCGAGCCGGCAGCCCCGATCCAGCCCATTCAGCGCTGGCCGTTCAAGGTTGCATACCAGATGTATGCCCTGCTCCCTCCCGATGAAAAGGAGCGGCTGGACGATGACGTGACGCACTTCATTGAGCGCTGGCACGCGAAGAATCCCGCAAAAAGTAAGAAAACGGGATAA
- a CDS encoding MmcB family DNA repair protein, translating into MKWSHDALAEDLAQHLRGKTERLIWTDMQLGPAGSPRPDVYSVPFSYSRFQPLAYECKVSVADFRADITKGKWTDYLRFACAVIFAVPEGLITKADLPAGCGLIVRSAAGWRTLKGPTMRPLENLPLDAWIKLLIDGLPRQLALLRESNANTYSMNLDIRERLGEQVGQLLRDRDYAFSNFTRETERLQKAGDDAHKAYEKRLAEARKDADAEASQSDSVRCELAQALGLDAGATIWQIRNAAQSAARQLGRDEVIASLRQQLRTIESAVQVAAREVPHIAREIQ; encoded by the coding sequence ATGAAGTGGAGCCACGACGCTTTGGCCGAGGATCTGGCGCAGCACCTGCGCGGGAAGACCGAGCGCCTGATCTGGACCGATATGCAGCTCGGCCCGGCGGGTAGCCCGAGGCCCGATGTCTATTCCGTGCCCTTCAGCTACAGCCGCTTCCAGCCCTTGGCCTATGAGTGCAAGGTGTCGGTGGCGGACTTTCGCGCCGATATCACGAAGGGGAAGTGGACGGACTATCTGCGCTTCGCCTGCGCCGTCATCTTCGCCGTGCCCGAGGGCCTGATCACGAAGGCGGACTTGCCGGCTGGTTGCGGCCTGATTGTCCGATCTGCCGCCGGATGGCGGACGCTCAAGGGGCCGACGATGCGCCCGCTGGAGAACCTGCCCTTGGATGCCTGGATCAAGCTGTTGATCGACGGCTTGCCGCGCCAGCTCGCTCTCCTGCGCGAGAGCAACGCAAACACCTATTCGATGAACCTCGACATCCGGGAGCGCCTGGGCGAGCAGGTCGGCCAGCTGCTGCGCGACCGCGACTATGCATTTTCCAATTTCACCCGAGAGACCGAGCGATTACAGAAAGCGGGCGACGACGCCCACAAGGCGTACGAAAAGCGGCTCGCCGAGGCGCGCAAGGACGCCGATGCCGAGGCCTCGCAGTCGGATTCGGTTCGCTGCGAGCTGGCCCAGGCCCTGGGCTTGGACGCCGGCGCCACGATCTGGCAGATCCGGAACGCCGCCCAATCAGCCGCCCGTCAATTGGGCCGCGACGAGGTGATTGCGTCTCTGCGACAGCAGCTGCGCACCATTGAGTCCGCCGTTCAGGTCGCCGCCCGGGAAGTCCCTCATATCGCGCGAGAGATCCAATGA
- a CDS encoding RusA family crossover junction endodeoxyribonuclease — protein MKPFVITLPYPVSANAYWATRIIPAKNGKPAMAITYVTKEAEAYKQAVAWKCKGAGLREPITGRVQIDVQLYPARPQDWQKRQRQQGATWDDTVRCIDLDNANKVLLDALKGVAMEDDKWVRRMVAERMEPDAEGARVVVTITPLGVERPQVDLFGEVAA, from the coding sequence ATGAAGCCTTTCGTCATCACATTGCCCTATCCCGTCTCTGCAAACGCCTACTGGGCCACGCGCATCATCCCGGCCAAGAACGGCAAGCCGGCCATGGCCATCACCTACGTCACGAAGGAGGCCGAGGCCTACAAGCAGGCGGTGGCCTGGAAGTGCAAGGGCGCCGGCCTGCGCGAGCCGATCACCGGCCGCGTGCAGATCGACGTGCAACTATACCCGGCCAGGCCGCAGGACTGGCAGAAGCGCCAGCGCCAGCAGGGCGCCACCTGGGACGACACTGTGCGCTGCATCGACCTGGACAACGCCAACAAGGTGCTGCTGGACGCGCTCAAGGGCGTGGCTATGGAGGACGACAAGTGGGTGCGCCGCATGGTGGCCGAGCGCATGGAGCCGGACGCCGAGGGCGCGCGCGTGGTGGTGACCATCACGCCGCTGGGCGTGGAGCGGCCGCAGGTCGACCTCTTCGGCGAGGTGGCGGCATGA
- a CDS encoding PD-(D/E)XK nuclease family protein, translating to MNEPIRIRASSWGSLFDCAHRWEGEHILGMRKASGFRAQLGTAVHAGTAAFDQANLDGAPISIDDAAGVFVETLRNPEQDIDYKQDDLKPSEGEAIGLKLLARYCTGIAPSMDYQSVEMALEPLLIDCGNGIVLRLTGTMDRARVARVDGRKIIPDIKTGARVIANGVVSTQGRAAQLGAYQLMSENTDGEPTDGAQIIGLQTTASANVGVSRIFDAKRVMLGTETQKGFIEFAAVMFQTGLFPPNPQSQLCSPKYCARWGQCMYHE from the coding sequence GTGAACGAGCCGATCCGCATCCGCGCCTCGTCCTGGGGTTCACTTTTTGATTGTGCGCATAGATGGGAAGGCGAGCACATCCTGGGCATGCGCAAGGCCTCGGGCTTCCGCGCGCAGCTGGGCACCGCCGTGCACGCCGGCACCGCCGCGTTCGACCAGGCCAATCTGGACGGCGCGCCGATCAGCATCGACGACGCGGCCGGCGTCTTCGTCGAGACCCTGCGCAACCCTGAGCAGGACATCGACTACAAGCAGGACGACCTGAAGCCCAGCGAGGGCGAAGCCATCGGCCTCAAGCTGCTGGCGCGCTACTGCACCGGCATCGCGCCCAGCATGGACTACCAGTCCGTCGAAATGGCGCTGGAGCCGCTGCTGATCGACTGCGGCAACGGCATCGTGCTGCGCCTGACCGGCACCATGGACCGCGCCCGCGTGGCGCGCGTCGACGGTCGCAAGATCATCCCCGATATCAAGACCGGCGCGCGCGTGATCGCCAACGGCGTGGTCAGCACGCAGGGCCGCGCGGCGCAGCTGGGCGCGTATCAGCTCATGTCCGAGAACACGGACGGCGAGCCGACGGACGGCGCCCAGATCATCGGCCTGCAGACGACCGCCTCGGCCAATGTCGGCGTGTCCCGAATCTTCGATGCCAAGCGCGTGATGCTCGGCACCGAGACGCAAAAGGGCTTCATCGAGTTCGCCGCGGTCATGTTCCAGACCGGCCTCTTCCCCCCCAATCCGCAGTCCCAGCTGTGCAGCCCGAAATACTGCGCGCGCTGGGGGCAGTGCATGTACCACGAATAA
- a CDS encoding DUF1376 domain-containing protein — MSSADLPQPLTPADCDLTGYRFMPLDVVRLKGSELASSYTPEACWAAMLLWCASWQHVPAGAIPDNDKWIADQAGYSQRGKIDRAWKGVRDGALHGWVKCSDGLLYHPVVAEKALEGWIGKLLSRLSGGIGNAKRWGTEFDDSGVKGQIVEACAHLQAIAPQSAVLTQKQVVAILLGSAPDSPPDKKSIAPRSKKSSPPESLGDRNREGEGEGDRKENIKPIRSSSALTVGGAGETAPDDDDSGQEPGGATLPRAVRIAILLRGLGVKPMTAQHPLAVEWAGIEECTDALLTDAVDHARQFKPAPQTIHPHYLMPIVVEKLNPPPPRHGNSWRATEQATDAKARELGITAPVGWSYAQLRDAIQAEIDRRRKQPPPEGAAA; from the coding sequence ATGAGCAGCGCTGATCTACCTCAACCTCTCACGCCGGCCGACTGCGACCTCACGGGCTACCGCTTCATGCCCCTGGACGTCGTGCGCCTGAAAGGCTCGGAACTGGCCTCGAGCTACACGCCCGAGGCTTGCTGGGCAGCCATGCTGCTGTGGTGCGCATCCTGGCAACACGTCCCTGCCGGCGCAATTCCTGATAACGACAAATGGATCGCCGACCAGGCCGGCTACAGCCAGCGCGGCAAGATTGATCGCGCGTGGAAGGGCGTGCGCGACGGCGCGCTGCATGGCTGGGTGAAATGTTCCGACGGCTTGCTCTACCACCCGGTGGTGGCCGAGAAGGCGCTGGAAGGATGGATCGGAAAGCTGTTGAGCCGCCTTTCCGGCGGCATCGGCAACGCCAAGCGCTGGGGAACCGAGTTCGACGACAGCGGCGTCAAGGGCCAGATTGTCGAGGCCTGCGCGCATCTGCAGGCGATCGCCCCCCAATCCGCCGTGCTCACTCAAAAGCAGGTGGTGGCCATCCTGTTGGGATCGGCCCCCGACTCGCCCCCCGATAAGAAATCTATCGCCCCCCGATCCAAAAAATCATCGCCCCCCGAATCGCTAGGCGATCGCAATAGAGAAGGAGAGGGAGAAGGAGATAGAAAAGAAAATATAAAACCAATACGGTCATCGTCAGCTTTAACCGTAGGTGGCGCCGGCGAGACCGCGCCCGATGACGACGACTCCGGGCAAGAGCCTGGCGGCGCCACGCTGCCGCGCGCCGTCCGGATCGCCATCCTGCTGCGTGGCCTGGGCGTGAAGCCCATGACCGCCCAGCATCCGCTGGCCGTGGAGTGGGCCGGGATCGAGGAGTGCACGGATGCGCTGCTCACCGATGCGGTCGACCATGCTCGGCAGTTCAAGCCCGCGCCGCAAACCATCCATCCGCACTACCTCATGCCCATCGTGGTGGAGAAGCTGAATCCGCCACCGCCTCGTCACGGCAACAGCTGGCGTGCGACTGAGCAGGCCACCGACGCCAAGGCGCGCGAACTGGGCATCACCGCCCCCGTCGGCTGGAGCTACGCCCAACTGCGCGACGCCATCCAGGCGGAGATCGATCGCCGTCGCAAGCAGCCACCCCCTGAAGGAGCCGCAGCATGA
- a CDS encoding transcriptional regulator gives MDQIEETGIATAVRLAGSQTALARGITQIAEARGASGVTPQAVQKWVAQGFAPPERCREIEDFLDMRVTRYRLNPGVFGSPEEALAAARQPDQVQP, from the coding sequence ATGGATCAGATTGAAGAAACTGGCATCGCCACGGCGGTCCGCTTAGCAGGCAGCCAGACCGCCCTGGCCCGAGGCATCACCCAGATCGCCGAAGCCCGCGGTGCCAGTGGCGTGACGCCCCAGGCGGTCCAGAAATGGGTGGCCCAAGGCTTTGCACCGCCTGAGCGCTGCCGAGAAATCGAAGACTTCCTCGATATGCGCGTCACCCGATACCGCTTGAATCCTGGCGTGTTCGGATCGCCCGAAGAAGCCCTTGCTGCTGCGCGCCAGCCCGATCAGGTGCAACCGTGA